Proteins from a single region of Paenibacillus sp. BIHB 4019:
- a CDS encoding alpha-L-arabinofuranosidase C-terminal domain-containing protein, with protein sequence MTVKGTLTIHANERGAAMGDLFGIFFEDLNHAADGGLYAELVRNRSFEFDPIDHPDFHALTAWAKVEHGGGKCEVRVERDIPLNSRNVNYAVIDIEVEGDGVGIQNEGFNSGIPVKSGENYLFSMYARRNSSFDAPVKVELQGLDGSIYAEAFIMVESDKWTKYEARLTSSATDYSGRLVVKTKGTGKLYLDMISLFPALTFHNRTNGMREDIAKMIADLKPKFMRFPGGCLVHDGSLNADDRDSMYRWKNTIGAVEQRPARRSNWRYNQTLGLGYYEYFLFCEDIAAKPIPILPAGYDPHHKRIVPIDELQPWIEDALDLIEFANGDVTSKWGSIRAGLGHPEPFDLEYIGIGNEEVGEPFFERYAYFHRAIKAKYPAIKIINSSGPFSAGSEYERGWRSARENRSDLVDEHYYQSPEWMLTNHRRYDGFKAEDPHVFLGEYASGGSTYYNALAEAAYMTGLERNAHAVDLACYAPMLCNVDYMNWSPNLIWFNNHQVYGSANYYVQKLFMHHQGDYVLPVEAEGFKPLVQLEIRPIEGIIAIGADQGSVEFSRIRLVNHVTGDIQEFSGDRILLSDTQEARVNGTARRMLEIESIASEHYTLSMTARRIEGRKGLFIHFGRSDDRNQILWEIGGWQNQDSMINVFVNGRSSILTQSLFTVETDVDYHLVLEVQGRTIRAFIDGTLVADTEDRLPVIEPLYYSSSIDEVNGDVILKVVNVQNEVAPVRINLEGLDNVSLNIEISELSGYALEDENSFGDPKRIVPSYTVLHSQGNGFDYTFSGQSFTVLRMKKLSNVHIREEK encoded by the coding sequence TTGACTGTTAAAGGTACTTTGACTATCCATGCCAATGAACGCGGGGCAGCAATGGGTGACTTGTTCGGTATTTTCTTTGAGGATCTGAATCATGCTGCAGACGGAGGACTGTATGCTGAACTTGTCCGCAACCGCTCCTTTGAGTTTGATCCGATTGATCATCCTGATTTTCATGCACTGACGGCTTGGGCCAAGGTAGAGCATGGAGGCGGCAAGTGTGAGGTTAGGGTTGAACGAGATATCCCTTTGAACAGCCGAAATGTCAATTACGCGGTCATTGATATTGAGGTTGAGGGTGACGGCGTCGGAATTCAGAATGAGGGTTTTAATAGCGGCATCCCAGTTAAATCAGGGGAAAACTATCTGTTCTCGATGTATGCACGTAGAAATAGTAGCTTCGACGCGCCTGTTAAGGTTGAACTGCAAGGGTTAGATGGCAGTATCTATGCTGAAGCCTTTATCATGGTGGAGTCGGACAAGTGGACGAAATACGAGGCGCGTCTAACGTCTTCAGCTACTGATTATAGTGGAAGGCTCGTTGTCAAGACCAAGGGTACAGGAAAGCTTTATCTCGACATGATTTCTCTGTTCCCTGCACTAACATTCCACAATCGAACGAATGGCATGCGTGAAGATATCGCCAAGATGATCGCTGATTTGAAGCCTAAGTTTATGAGATTCCCAGGCGGCTGCCTCGTTCATGATGGATCACTAAACGCAGATGACCGTGATTCGATGTATCGCTGGAAAAACACGATCGGTGCTGTTGAGCAGCGGCCAGCACGTCGCAGCAACTGGCGATACAATCAGACGCTGGGTCTTGGTTATTATGAATACTTCTTGTTCTGCGAGGATATTGCTGCCAAGCCAATCCCGATTTTACCAGCAGGTTATGATCCACATCATAAGAGAATTGTACCAATAGATGAGCTTCAGCCATGGATAGAGGATGCGCTCGACCTTATTGAATTTGCGAATGGGGATGTGACAAGCAAGTGGGGTTCGATTCGTGCCGGACTTGGCCATCCAGAGCCGTTCGATTTGGAATATATCGGAATCGGGAATGAAGAGGTAGGTGAGCCTTTCTTCGAGCGATATGCTTACTTCCATCGTGCAATTAAGGCGAAATATCCAGCCATCAAAATAATTAATTCCAGCGGTCCATTCTCGGCAGGCAGCGAATATGAGCGCGGCTGGCGATCTGCGCGCGAGAATAGGTCTGACCTTGTGGATGAGCATTATTACCAATCACCGGAGTGGATGCTGACGAATCACCGCCGCTACGACGGATTTAAGGCGGAAGATCCACATGTATTTCTGGGCGAATACGCTTCAGGGGGCAGTACCTACTACAATGCGCTAGCGGAAGCGGCTTACATGACCGGACTGGAGCGCAATGCACATGCCGTCGACCTTGCCTGCTATGCGCCTATGCTCTGCAACGTTGATTATATGAACTGGAGTCCAAATTTAATTTGGTTCAATAATCATCAAGTTTATGGCTCGGCCAATTATTATGTGCAGAAGCTATTCATGCATCATCAAGGCGATTATGTGCTTCCGGTTGAAGCGGAAGGTTTCAAGCCGCTCGTTCAGCTGGAAATCAGACCGATTGAAGGGATCATTGCGATTGGGGCTGATCAAGGCTCGGTCGAGTTTTCACGGATTCGTCTTGTCAATCACGTAACCGGGGATATCCAAGAGTTTAGCGGTGATCGAATCCTTCTGTCCGACACGCAGGAAGCACGTGTGAATGGCACGGCACGTCGCATGTTGGAGATTGAGTCAATTGCGAGTGAGCATTACACGTTGTCGATGACGGCAAGGAGGATAGAAGGACGCAAAGGGTTATTCATCCACTTCGGCAGAAGCGATGACCGGAATCAGATTTTATGGGAAATTGGAGGGTGGCAGAATCAGGACTCGATGATTAACGTCTTCGTGAACGGAAGAAGCTCTATCCTAACCCAAAGCTTGTTTACGGTAGAAACAGATGTCGATTACCATCTTGTACTGGAGGTTCAGGGGAGGACGATTCGAGCCTTTATCGACGGCACCCTAGTTGCTGATACAGAAGATCGACTACCCGTCATTGAACCGCTCTACTATTCCTCTAGCATAGACGAGGTAAATGGCGATGTCATTTTGAAGGTTGTCAATGTTCAAAATGAGGTTGCGCCTGTTCGCATCAATCTGGAAGGGCTCGATAATGTGTCATTGAATATTGAAATATCGGAACTGTCAGGATATGCCCTTGAGGACGAGAACAGCTTCGGAGATCCGAAACGAATTGTACCGTCATATACCGTGCTCCATTCGCAAGGTAACGGCTTCGACTATACGTTCTCAGGTCAATCGTTCACCGTATTGCGGATGAAGAAATTATCGAATGTCCACATTCGGGAGGAGAAGTAG